GACTAAGGAGCAGAGGCGGGCAGCTAAATTTCACTCCAAATTAGTAAATGCTgtcagctcccccccccccatcatgaatggaaaactagaaaacacaaaTTTGTGTTTCCTTCTTATTTAATCATAAATAATTAAACCCCGTTCTGGTCCACAGAGAGAAAGCCAGGCCTTGGCTACACTTCTGAATTTTCCAGACAAGAAGGATTTCCCCTGGGCATCTGTGACAGGCTGTGCtgcccaggggagggggcggcagaGAGAAGAACCACGGATGCTCCCTGACAAGGAACCCGAGCGAAGGTGGCACAGGCTGGAAGCACAGCCGTTACCACCCCAGACAGCCGGACCCTTCTTCCGTAGGAACAAGGCTAACTTCTAACAAGCCAAGGATGTGGCTTCCAAaagtttagaaaattattttggccAAACACTGTGATTTTGGTGACCATTACACTCCACATATATGGTGTCTGAGTTCTTAAATCAAAGATCCTTTGTTTctacatttctcaaaagaaaagaaaaagccatcacCCACTCTTACTTAAAAACCAAACTGAACCGAACAAAGACGCCCACCAGATGCCATGCCTTGGCCAGGCCTCCTTCAATGACCTCCTTTCTTCACACAGCATGGCGATAAGATTGCAAACATCTAAGACGACTCACAAGTCGCCAGAAAGAAATGAGCTCAGACTTGTATTTTCAACTTCATTTCCTGCCAGTAAAAGGGAATATCCTTCCTGTCAGATCCGGGGAGCAGGTGATTGTGGGGTTCCAGCTGTGACCCACACACCAAAAGCTGGTCCCTGGTCCTTTTACCTCTTTTCCTGAAGGTTGCAGGGTTTTGAAAATGCAATGACATGAATCTTCAGATCGTAAGCCTAGCTTGGACATGAGAAATACCCCTGGCCCGGTGAAACAAGTCTGAGAAATTTCCAAATATCATTCCTTAAAGATTGGGGTGTTGGATGAGCTGCTGATATTGGGTCATCCTCAATGAACAGGACTGGAAGGTAAAACCTCTAGAAGGAAAAGCTCTGCTTCTCTAGGTGAAGCACAGTTtcaagaccaaaaaagaaaaagaaaattaaaacagaaagaatgaaaatcacGGCAAATAGTAGTTCCCCCACCAAGCTCTTTTTGTTAAACGCATTTCTACCAACATGGTGGGTCTGACTGTGTGATgatttctacccccccccccccaaagggaaagagaaaggaaacatttttatggaCTCGCAATTTCACTGTGCCCCAGTACACTTTGTTTTTCGAAATCACAGCTGACTATTGAAAACGAATTCCTGAACTCAGGTTTTGTAAgtgagattttaaattttaatgaagtaaataCGAAAATACACCAACTAGGAACAGAAAGCGATTTTATAATGCAGGTTTTGACATTTATTTCAGCAGCTGTAGAAGAACAACTCCTACATATTTCTGTAAGGTTTTCTAGCTCTTGTCTTAAGACATAACAGTAACTGTAGTAACAACAAAAGAGTAACTCTTCTTGGGTACCGGGCACTGAGGTCGGTATGATCTTATTCCCGTCTTACTGGTGACGAGACTGAGGCTTACACAggtgaagtaagccagtcacacAGTTAGCAAGCAGGGGAGTCGGGATCTGAACTTCAAATATAAATCCAGAGAAGTGACTGTGACATTTAGGCACCTAAGTTTCCTTGACCAGTTTTTTTTACATAAGGTATGAATTTCTATTTGAGAAATACAGACAGACTGGGAAGACCTGTGAGGCTGGATGCACACAGGTTTTGGGAAACCTTTGACGGTTACATTGAACgtcatgagaaataaaataccattaCATGAAATCTAATATGCACTCTTTGGTACActccccacccactgcccctAGCTCTCCACCCCGTAAGTAGTAGCTTATTCACAAAGATCAGATGGATGTGAAATGCCAGTCTCCTGAGGGAATAGCAGCATGGCTGGTTAAGAGACACAGTCATATCCTGACTGGACTCCTGCAGTCACAGGGGACATCCTGCTCCCACCCCTGGCTTTGATTAGCTCACATTTCTTACGAGGGGTAGAGCAGGGATTTTTACAAGAATTAGGTCCTttgattcatcttttctttcttagctCAAGATTACATCTTTTTTAGCACATGGTGGAGTCTGATTTTTTTGGAAGCCGCTCTCCTAACTTGGAGCACGGAGTAGCCACACACAGGGGTAAAGGGTAGGCGACATGGATGCCATGTGGTGTCCCCAACAAGGCATGAGCACCACTGGGGGCCAGCCGTGACACTGTGCATTCATCAGAAGACCCAGCACAATGAGCAGTGGTGGCAGAACTTGCTTAGAGTGGGGAATTAAACCGGTAGAGATGTAGTGCCTTTTCTCAAGTTCTACTTCCCAGAAGCCAGAGCCGCGGGTTCTTCATGGGAGAAAGACTGGAGTCCCTACCTTCTTGGGAGCGGGGCTGATAGGCTTAGCCTCAGCAGTTGCCCCTTCCAAACCTTGGGGGGCAATGCCCAAAGAGAAGTTTGAATTCTGGGATTTGAGAAGTCCTGATTTCACCACATACATTCACCCTTTGCCAAACACTTCTTCGGTCTAAACTTTTCTTGACAATTCCTTCCCAAATggcatgtgtttttttaaaaatgagcatatCTGctgggtaaataaataaatcaatttgaaGACAAATAAAACACAAGGAATTTCTGGTCCCAGGTAGAAGGATCAATCATGAGCAAAGAGAACAGCAGAAAGCAGTCTCGGTGTTCAATGACCACCAGTAAACTAATGTATTTGGTTTGGCCCCAACCCACCAAACATGTTCAGCTAATGGAGTGAACACTTATTCCTGCATGTTCTCAAACCAAGAGATTGAGTCTTCATTTAAGTACCCAATTCGTCCAAAGATTTCAGGGAATAGACCTGTGTCTGGAATGAATGAGCTTCTTTCTGGTAAACCAACTTCCAGAAAGAACTCACAGGAGCCATCAGGCTAGATAGCTCACCCGGACCATGCTGGTCCCCTCCGCCATCTGCTCAGCTCTTTTGGACAGCACCAGCAGTTTTGCCTATTGCAATTTGGAGCACTGGGGTTAAGTTCTGAAAGCACAAAGGACCCATTCTGGGTCACTAGGGTAGCACTGTCTCGTGGCCTCTTGGAGCAAACTCATTCGCCCAGACCGTGATGAGCAGGGCATTTCAGAGCTAGAGTGGGTCCAAAGAGCAGGGGGTAGGAAGGACCCAAGACAATGCAGGGGTCAGACCAGAGACTGGGAGAGGGTCGGGGGGAGACTGAGCTCAATCACTGTAGGCTGGAGAGGGGAGATGTTACTACATACCTTGTAGAcctccagggcagaggggcaggttCAGGGGTGGCTAAGAAAGGTTATAGAAAGAATAAAGGACTTCGGAATCAGATGAGCCAGGGTTTGAACCTGGTTCTGCCACTACCTGGCTGAGTGACCTCGGcaggttacttaatctctctggactctggtattaattctttgaaagGGGAATAATAGTATAGGCCCATGACCTCTTATGTCCAATTTGCAAATCCAAACAAGCTCTAAAAAACCAGCTTTGTCATAACTTACTTGGCAGCAAACCTCACGAGACCAGGCATGAAGTCCTTCTTGATGTAATGATCCCACTTGATGAAACTAACTCCTCTTCAGTTTTATAAGCAGAAGTCTAATGCGGTGATGGGGGTAGCTCGGGACCCTgtctggggcggggcggggcgtggTGGTTACGTAATAGCATATGCATTGcaatgcttttataaataatagtatATACACATTATGGCTTTTCTTAAGTCAGAAAAATTCTGAATAGATCTGGCCTCAAGGGTTTGGATAATTTGTGTTACATCTCAGAAGACTGGTgggaggaataaatgagaaaaggaaaaaggagaaaatgtgtgtgaAGTCACTAGTATGGTACACAGCTTTAAGGTAACTTGTAGCTACCATGATTAGGCTTCTGTCACCAGAGAATGTTCAGGAAATATGGTAGTAGAGATAATGCTCTGCAAGGTGCTCCACGTTAAGCTTTAGTACTGTCACACAGCCAGCTGGATCCCTACAGGTTATATAACCTGTGCCTGCCTGTGCGAAAGGGAAACACTGTATACTCCTGAAGGAGAGCCCTCTGTCACCTGGGCCTGTGACAGAATTTTTCTACCAGTTGCCAACACATGGTCTTCTACTATGGAGCAAAGAGGGCATCCCCAGTGAAGACTACTTTAGCATGGAATAAGCCACCAAGCTCTCTTTCATGAATATTATgctgacatcatttttttttttctgtctaggacttttttttcatgatatttgaagataatagaggagagagaaaaaaagacccaGCCAATAATCTTTATAATAATGTAACGATCACCTCCTGTGCAACCTTAATTCAAACTGACAATTGAAGCTGAAACTCGTTggaaattttatctttataagaTATGTAACTATCACATCTTTCCACATATTAAAAACATGAGCAGACGCTCCAAGTTATGGAACTCAATATCCACACCTTCTCCTTTACCACTCCCCATAATGTCCCACTGGGCAACTTATCTGACTTGGTAGATCAGTTCAACATCTGGCATGAAAATGGATACTATTTTGAAAAACCAAAGTAATCATCACCTAACTAACTGGGTTTCTCCGTCATGCCTAGAATTTGGACGTGAAACCAGGATATCCAATAATAGACACCAGGCACTAAAGTGAGAACTGTTGACAGCCTTAATATGAAAAGACATTTGGAAAGATCCGGATTTTAACGTCAATAAAATGTTTGGGTTTTCCTCCCAAACTTGATCCTCAGGGGTGTGTTAGGCTAGTGCACCTGCTGGaatgcttcctttcttctctacGCCATCAACAGAAGGCACACGTGTGTTCACTCTTGGGAATATGGCCTCCCACACGACACACAGCCTTTGTCAACATGCATGGCAACATGCCTTCAGAAGTTCTTATGCTGAGGAAGAGCTCAACAGAAGCTGGTGGAATGGACTCATTAAAGTGGGAAGACTTTTCTTCCATCAATTCATGGATGAAGGCAGCTCTTTGTTGTCTGGCTTCAAACcaactctttcattttgttttaaatctcttcCTTTAATCCACCCTAATCTTATTTAAGTACCTCAAACATAccaagtttcttttccttttgggccTTCCTTGGTGCCCTTCCTTCTCACTGGAACAATTGCCCCTACCCCCTGAACCCAACTTTACTCCTTCAGTTCAAAGCTTGGATAGTAGTTTCCTAAGAAAGGAAGACTTCCCTTATACCCCCAGTGAGTTGATCTTCCTTGATCTGTGCTCTTACAGATTTTCATGCTTCTCTGCCATGAAATTGCCATGTTCGTCTGAAGTAAGTTTCTCTTACTGAGCTGTAAGTTCCCTAAGGGCAGGAACTGCATCTGCCTTGCTCACCTCTGTATGAGCAAAAGTCACACAGATCCTATTTAAGTGGAacttcttcctttaaaatctcCTAAGAGCCAACAAGATacaatttccaaaatatttttcctaacaACTGTTTTTTGAAAATGacagtatcattttaaaaatatctttctccatctttgAAAGGCAGggaaactaaaagcaaaaacaagtttATCTTTGCAACACCTGGGGAATGGTTGGAGAGAATTAGTagatttctctttccctattACATCTTCGCTCTCAGTGGATTCTCCTTGCCTTAGGTTTTAGGAATCCAGCATGTCATCAACATGATTTCCACCGGAGGagaagttaaaaattatatttttcatcaccTGATATCAAATCATCACGCTGAGTCATGCAACAGACCAGCTGAGTCACCTCTACTGGTGGGACATGTGGAGTAGCACAATAGGAACTTAGCAACATCTCCATTCGCCAAACCAAAGTTGGAGCCAACGGTTCTAACCCTGGCCATGAATCGTCCAGTTTGGCTGCTCAGAGTGATGTGTCAGCCTCCTCCTTGATTACGAACTTAGAGGCTGACTAGCCAAGCAACACTCCAAACATTACCAggcatggagagaaagaaaatcacatttttcatTCGGTTCCTTTCAATCCATGTCATAATTCTGGGAAGCCCTGCCACCTACTTTAAATGTTCTAGAGATAAACATGAAGGAATGAGGTGCACACGCATCATTTTCACGACTGTGTTCAGTACAATAATTAGACAGCTGCAGTATGCAGACTTGCATGGATGGATTACCATCTTACCAAAGTGGCAGAATCAACCCTATGGAATGGGATGTAGGGGAGGACATTGGAGGGAAGTGCTGGGAAAAGTAGTCCTGGGCTGCTGGGATGCTGAGGGAAAACATTAGAACCCTGTCTTATTTTAAGCCTGGTGGGGAAGATCAAAAGACTGCAGCAGGTCAGGGAACAGAGGAAAgtgttgaaatgtttttaatcttgttCACAtgggagaaataaaggaagggaaCAATATGGTGGGAGGCTCAATTAAGAAGAGGAGtaaagggcatctgggtgcctcagtcagttaagcatctgactcttgatctcagctcaggtcttgatctcagggtcatgagttgaagccctgcattgggctccacactgggcgtggagcctacttaaaaacaaaacaaaacaaaaaaagtggagtgaagaaaaatgaaaatacccaCTGAGCACATGCACTTGCAGGAAGGTTctataataaataacataaaggGAGGGTTAGGTAGGTAGAGCCAGCTATAACTGACAGGAGAGCCATGGTATCTACCTCCTATGTGAGCAGAAGTTGATGAGATGCCTGAAGAACCTTCCTCTGCCAGACTTTGGGCTCTTGTGCAGGCCCTTTACAGTCACTTACACATGAAGTAGGCTCCTCAGATTGGGCTGAATTCAAGTGGTATAAAACCTTTTTCTAGGATACCATGCAGAATGCCCATTGGCATCTCTGTGCCAAGCTAGCCCACAAGAATTTGAAATGAACTTGACAACTAAGGATCTTTGGGAAAAGCCAACTGGTCACtattaagcacacacacacacaaaatcctcCCTTGCAAGTTTTCTTTGCCTCACTTAGCTGGCCACTGCCCTGTGACCTGTAGGAATTAAAAACCATATCAAGAAAGTCACCaggcttttcctctttctcctctctttctttccttcatgaaCAATTTAGTCCAAAAGCCACTGGGGAGGAGCTCTACAAGATGGTATCTGCAGTTTAGGGTAGGATACCACAGTGGCCCAGAGTGCTGTGCTGGAGCCAcagcaggtgggtgggggacagaggtgaCCTAGCACAGGGTATTGGAACCCAAGTTGGGTAAGGAAAATAGGAGACTGGTTACACAAGGCAAGGAGAGGATTGCTCAAACAATAAATACATCAAGGGTATTTGAACCAGGTATCTTGTCAACAAGGAGGTTACAAATATGGGGAGAATATGAGCCCTGTGGTATTAGATTAGAGTTAAAGGTATCAGGGTGAGCTCATGGTTTTcaagatagataggtaggtaggtaggtggatagacagacaggcagacagacagacagaatgtgtaTATATTCTCTAATTCTGTTCTTTGAGAGTGCCTGGGAACAGGGACAAACAATCTAATAACAATGAGCACACCAATCACCCagattttgatttctaaattccATTCTCCACTAACAGGAATTAGTGCTATTTGAAGAAATGGCTCATTTCAGGGTTAGGAAAGTATCAGATGACACTGGAACATATTGTGGTGTCAGAAAGTGAGGACATGTCCATAGGATAATGAGACCATGTTAACTTGAAAGGGTTCCATAAGCTATATCTACACAAattaagaataaacctaacaGAAATGGATTATAACCCACTGAATATAATAGGAACCCACAAGACCACACTTACATAAATAGATACATGAATAGATTTAAAGTTTGATGAGAAGTAGGATAAAGATTACATAGTACCAAACTAACTGTacagaatatttattaatatttatttattattttaaaaaatcttaatgtttatttattcttgagagagagagagagagagagagagagagagagagagaaagcacaaagcagggaggggcagagagagagggagacacagaatccaaagcaggctccgggatctgagctgtcagcacagagcccaatgcagggcttgaacccacaaaccatgacatcacgacctgagccaaagtcagacacttaaccgactgagccactcaggcgtcccatgtttgtttgtttgtttgtttattgaaagagagacagaggacaagcaggggaggggcagagagagaaggagacacagaatctgaagcaggctccaggctccgagccgtcagcacagagcccgacacggggcttgaactcatgaaccatgagatcatgacctgagctgaagtcgaacacttaactgactgagtcacccagaggccccagaatatttattaattacaaaggacAAAGTAATTTTACTCTAGAACCTTATAAGACACTCCCTCAATCAAGTGATCCAAGTTgatattatatgaaaaaaaaagtcaacatctGTCCCTGATtggacacagtgagaagaaaTAACATCATTTTTGTGGTAGTCCTACCAAAGATGCATAACCTACATGTACTCATGTGAAAGCACAGACAAATCCAAAATGAGGCATATTCTATAAAATTGGGGATGACGGAGATCATGTTGGCAATTTATTCTCAAATGGTTCATAATAAGAGATATTTGTACTGTACTTGGGAACTTAAGGTTGAGactgtttcaaaatttaaaaattaataatcaaaagGGTTACCTTGAGTCACTGTAGATTTGACGGAAGCCAAGTGTCAAGATGGGAATAAGATCTGGATAAACCAAGTCAAACGCCAACAATTATATGTTAGGGTAATGCTTTTTAGATAGTCTCCAGTGAAAGAAGTTACCCCTCAGTCCATTATGAACCAATACTCTAAAAAAAGCACAAAACTCCACACTTGGATTTGAGGACAATACCAAATTACGACAAGAATTTTCAAAAGCTTGCTCTCAATGTCTGTACTTATTCTCGGCATGGACCGGTAACGAACAGTCCGTGGACTAGCCCAGATCACGTTTTGAGTAGCACTTCGCTGCAGCAGGACGTGCAGATCTCTGATTGCCATCATATCCAAATGGGAAACAAAAACTACTGGTCACACTGTTGTCCATAATGGTAGCAACATTATCACCATACTTAACACCAGCCATTTACACAAAGTATACAAAGGGACTGCCCAGGCAATGGGAGGGGACTAAAGACCTGCCTTTACAAAGAGTCAATTTCTCCAAATGTGTCATAGGATAAGAATGAATGAGACCACCCCTGATTCCAAAGAAATGGCACCATGATGACTAAAAGGAAGACCAATCCAATCATACAGAAGAGGGACAAAAACATCTATGGTCGATCCGCAACCCTGGGTCATGACTGCCATTGCTAGGAAAGAACCTGGCACTCAGATGGCGTTAGTAGAGCACGTCCTCCAAATCAGATGGGTTTGATTTAACTGCAGATGCTAAGGGTCAAGCTACTGACTCCAACACAGTCCACACATGGGCTCACTCTGAcacactgcccctccctcagccaGAGGCAGCCCTttcaaacaaaagagaacaatTCTCTACTAAACCAAACCCAGAACAGAACGATGGGAAAGGAGCCATTGCATCCTCTGGGAAATGGCACACCGTCCAGGCCCAGGGTTCTTCTGACTCCAGTTGCATGTCCCTGGATACAAAAACCCGTGTGTCAGTGCCCCCGACACTAATTCTAGCCACACCCAGAGGAGGCTTCACAAAGAAACACATAAGCTGGAATCAACCGATTCCCACGGCGTCTGTCTCTGGTGCGCACTTCACTTACCTGGAGCGGTTTTGTAGCATGACGTTCGGGAGGGCAGCGATTGGGCGTTCTTTGCCCTGGGGCTCTGGGTATTCTGCAAGACttgcctctgcctcttcagttcctcttccctttcttgagCTGCTCGGATCTCTTCTTCGATCATGGACAAAGTCCGCTGCTTCCTTGACCTCAGCTTGAAGGGCCCAACCATCACATCGGACTCTTGAGTGGCCAGGAGCGAGGCTGTGCTCCTCAGCTCAGCTGCCTCTGAGTACTTGCTGAAATAGCTCCCTTCCGGTCTGGTCTCCTCCATGTTTATTGGGCCACTGGGCTGTACGGCTGGCAGTGGCTGGGAGGGCCCCCTTTCCCTGAGTGCCTGGTCTTCAGCAGGCAGAATCTTTGGTAATACCTCCCTCTTCTCTTGAACAGGAGAAGACACCTGAGGCGGCTCAAACATGCTCTGAGGCTTCTCTGAACTGGGAGCCCCAGTGCCAGCTTCCTCTAGAGTTGTTCCAGGTCCCTGCTGTTCTGTCCCACCCTTGCTGGTTTCGGACACAGCTCTATCCACTTGCTCGGCTATGGCTTGTTGAATGGCATTCTGCACCAGGAGACCAGCCTGATACTCCAAGGGGTCATCAACCGATGGAGAGTCTCCCAGTGTGGATGAAGGGGAATAGAAACCGTGATCGCTAAAGGACTTGGAGACGCCTTCTCCTCGGCCCTCTGAAGGGTTGTCAGTTTGTGGAGTCTGGGGCAGAGAAAAATCAGCCAGTGAATTCTCCTGGAGGGCATTGGTTGTCTCATTGGAGGCCCCGCTGTCACTGATGTTGTCCATGCTAAAATCGTTGGACAGGGTCTCCAGGACAGTGGTATCCTGGGACCTCACTGACAATTCATCCAAACCAGAGTCAAGCTCCTCTTGGGTCAAAGAGACATTGACTGACCTTGAAAACTGATCCAAGATCCCAGGGTCGTCATCCTTGACCACAGTGAGGACGGCCCGGGCACTGGTAAACTCCCCATCCTCTGCCCACAGTTTGGATAAGGGCCCACGTTTGGAAGGCTCACTGTAGGGCCCTTCTCTCCCCTGAGGAGCTGTGCTGCCCTGGCTTCCCCCCGCAGGCTGACTCTCCAGGGCACAGCTGGCTTTCTGCTGCCCCTTGGCTGCTGATGCACCACTGTCTTCTGGAAGGCCCCCGACGGAAGCTGGTCTCGAGATGGTCAGTGGCTTGTCTGAGTTGATTGACCCCAGAGGCCTATAAAAGGGCTTGATAGAGAAGAGCCTAGGTGTACTCTGGCCCTTGGCCACTGTTTGCCTGGAACTCTCCATGAGCTGGAACTGTTTGCGAGCAGCAGAGAAGTCTATCTGCTCGGTGACGATGTCCTCCTTTACGTTTTCTGCCGCGCTGGCCTGGTCACGGGAGGCCGCAGGGGCCGCgcagagctgggctgggggcGGCTGCTGCTGTTGCATGAGCAGCTGTTCCTGCTGCGCCCTCCTCTCCTTGCGCTCCTTGTACTTTTTGTGCGACTCCAGATGTTCCTCGTCCAGCTGCTCCTCGATGGTTTTTTCCTGGGGAGGATTCCACCATTTTGCCGCGATGCCAGGATTCTTTTTCACGGCCTGGCTCCGGATGagttctctcctttccttttccagctcCAGCATCTCTTCCGAAGGCCTCACTTTTCTGACACAGAATTGCTCCTTCTCATTCTCGTCGTCCTCAAAGAGCTTGGAGGGCTTCTTGTCCTCATGGAAGGCACGCAGCTCAAACTTGGCCTCCTTCTTCAGTGTGGTGAGCGTGAGCTCCCCGTCACGGCCCGAGCACCGCGAGCTGGTGGAGGAGCTGGGGCTCGCGGGTGCCTGGAGGCCGTCCCCCCGCAGATCTTGGGGCTGGTCAGGCGAGTGGCCGTTGGCTTTTCCACCCTCTGCCATGGCGTCAGAGTTGCTTGTGCTGAACTCGATGTGAGGAGGGGCCTGTCTGCCCACTGCCCTCTCCGTGAGTTCTGGCTGGATGGCTGTGTGGGCAGGTGGGCTTCGACTGCTCGCCACGACGactgctccaggctctggggacGACGTGCCGTTGTAAGTTCCGTCCACAGCAGAATCGCAGCAGCTGGCCTCCAGCACCTCGTCTAGATAGCGGATCTCTCTGGCCACATCATTATCCAGAGATTCATGGTGATCAGCGAGGAGGCCATTGTGGGGGGGTGAGTAGAAAGGGGAGGGGTGGTCCATGGAAGGCGGGGTAGAGGTGATTCCAGGAACACTTTTACATTCTGCAACAGAGACTTC
This DNA window, taken from Acinonyx jubatus isolate Ajub_Pintada_27869175 chromosome D4, VMU_Ajub_asm_v1.0, whole genome shotgun sequence, encodes the following:
- the PALM2AKAP2 gene encoding A-kinase anchor protein 2 isoform X6, whose protein sequence is MEMAEAELHKERLQAIAEKRKRQTEIEGKRQELDEQILLLQHSKSKVLREKWLLQGIPAGTAEEEEARRRQSEEDEFRVKQLEDNIQRLEQEIQALESEESQISAKEQIILEKLKETEKSFKDFQKSFSNADGDAVNYISSQLPDLPILCSRTAEPSPGQDGTSRAAAVYAMEINVEKDKQTGETKILSTSTIGPEGVHQRGVKVYDDGTKVVYEVHSGGTVVENGVHRLSSKDVEELIQKAGQSSFRGGHVSERTVIADGSLSHPKEHMLCKEAKLEMVHKSRKDHSSGTPGQQAPAPSMEGPEANLDQPVTMIFMGYQNIEDEEETKKVLGYDETIKAELVLIDEDDEKSLREKTVTDVSTIDGNAAELVSGRPISDTTEPSSPEGKEESLATEPAPGVGWESVLLKGDEAASDATETSSADMTIKKPPQLSEDDVRLKNERDNCSVSPLEPATSSLPPDHKNMEIEVSVAECKSVPGITSTPPSMDHPSPFYSPPHNGLLADHHESLDNDVAREIRYLDEVLEASCCDSAVDGTYNGTSSPEPGAVVVASSRSPPAHTAIQPELTERAVGRQAPPHIEFSTSNSDAMAEGGKANGHSPDQPQDLRGDGLQAPASPSSSTSSRCSGRDGELTLTTLKKEAKFELRAFHEDKKPSKLFEDDENEKEQFCVRKVRPSEEMLELEKERRELIRSQAVKKNPGIAAKWWNPPQEKTIEEQLDEEHLESHKKYKERKERRAQQEQLLMQQQQPPPAQLCAAPAASRDQASAAENVKEDIVTEQIDFSAARKQFQLMESSRQTVAKGQSTPRLFSIKPFYRPLGSINSDKPLTISRPASVGGLPEDSGASAAKGQQKASCALESQPAGGSQGSTAPQGREGPYSEPSKRGPLSKLWAEDGEFTSARAVLTVVKDDDPGILDQFSRSVNVSLTQEELDSGLDELSVRSQDTTVLETLSNDFSMDNISDSGASNETTNALQENSLADFSLPQTPQTDNPSEGRGEGVSKSFSDHGFYSPSSTLGDSPSVDDPLEYQAGLLVQNAIQQAIAEQVDRAVSETSKGGTEQQGPGTTLEEAGTGAPSSEKPQSMFEPPQVSSPVQEKREVLPKILPAEDQALRERGPSQPLPAVQPSGPINMEETRPEGSYFSKYSEAAELRSTASLLATQESDVMVGPFKLRSRKQRTLSMIEEEIRAAQEREEELKRQRQVLQNTQSPRAKNAQSLPSRTSCYKTAPGKIEKVKPPPSPSPEGPSSQPDLAPEEAAGSQRPKNLMQTLMEDYETHKSKRRERMDDSSYTSKLLSCKVTSEVLEATRVNRRKSALALRWEAGIYANQEEEDDE
- the PALM2AKAP2 gene encoding A-kinase anchor protein 2 isoform X1 is translated as MAEAELHKERLQAIAEKRKRQTEIEGKRQELDEQILLLQHSKSKVLREKWLLQGIPAGTAEEEEARRRQSEEDEFRVKQLEDNIQRLEQEIQALESEESQISAKEQIILEKLKETEKSFKDFQKSFSNADGDAVNYISSQLPDLPILCSRTAEPSPGQDGTSRAAAVYAMEINVEKDKQTGETKILSTSTIGPEGVHQRGVKVYDDGTKVVYEVHSGGTVVENGVHRLSSKDVEELIQKAGQSSFRGGHVSERTVIADGSLSHPKEHMLCKEAKLEMVHKSRKDHSSGTPGQQAPAPSMEGPEANLDQPVTMIFMGYQNIEDEEETKKVLGYDETIKAELVLIDEDDEKSLREKTVTDVSTIDGNAAELVSGRPISDTTEPSSPEGKEESLATEPAPGVGWESVLLKGDEAASDATETSSADMTIKKPPQLSEDDVRLKNERDNCSVSPLEPATSSLPPDHKNMEIEVSVAECKSVPGITSTPPSMDHPSPFYSPPHNGLLADHHESLDNDVAREIRYLDEVLEASCCDSAVDGTYNGTSSPEPGAVVVASSRSPPAHTAIQPELTERAVGRQAPPHIEFSTSNSDAMAEGGKANGHSPDQPQDLRGDGLQAPASPSSSTSSRCSGRDGELTLTTLKKEAKFELRAFHEDKKPSKLFEDDENEKEQFCVRKVRPSEEMLELEKERRELIRSQAVKKNPGIAAKWWNPPQEKTIEEQLDEEHLESHKKYKERKERRAQQEQLLMQQQQPPPAQLCAAPAASRDQASAAENVKEDIVTEQIDFSAARKQFQLMESSRQTVAKGQSTPRLFSIKPFYRPLGSINSDKPLTISRPASVGGLPEDSGASAAKGQQKASCALESQPAGGSQGSTAPQGREGPYSEPSKRGPLSKLWAEDGEFTSARAVLTVVKDDDPGILDQFSRSVNVSLTQEELDSGLDELSVRSQDTTVLETLSNDFSMDNISDSGASNETTNALQENSLADFSLPQTPQTDNPSEGRGEGVSKSFSDHGFYSPSSTLGDSPSVDDPLEYQAGLLVQNAIQQAIAEQVDRAVSETSKGGTEQQGPGTTLEEAGTGAPSSEKPQSMFEPPQVSSPVQEKREVLPKILPAEDQALRERGPSQPLPAVQPSGPINMEETRPEGSYFSKYSEAAELRSTASLLATQESDVMVGPFKLRSRKQRTLSMIEEEIRAAQEREEELKRQRQVLQNTQSPRAKNAQSLPSRTSCYKTAPGKIEKVKPPPSPSPEGPSSQPDLAPEEAAGSQRPKNLMQTLMEDYETHKSKRRERMDDSSYTSKLLSCKVTSEVLEATRVNRRKSALALRWEAGIYANQEEEDDE